The genome window GGTAAGGGAAAGGAGGTTCGGAAAGATGCGTGAGATGACGGAGAAGTTCCTAAACGAAGCCTTCGCCGGGGAGAGCATGGCGCACATGAAGTACCAGCACTTCGCGGACAAGGCGGAGGCGGAGGGGCTCACGGAGATGGCCAGGATGTTCCGCGCCATCGCCTACGCCGAGCGCGTGCACGCCGGCAACCACCTGGAGGTGCTGGGAGGCCTGAAGTCCACCTCAGACAACATACAAGCATGCATCAACGGCGAGACCTTCGAGATCAACGAGATGTACCCCGCCTATAACGCCGTGGCCAAGTTGCAGGACGAGGACGGCGCAGTGCGCAGCACCTACTATGCCCTGGAGGCGGAGAAGATCCACGCCGACTGGTACAAAGCGGCCAAGGAGGCGGTGGACAAAGGCGAGGACGTGAAGGTGGGGACCATCCAGATCTGCAGCGTGTGCGGGCACACCCGCGAGGGAAACGCCCCGGACAAGTGCCCCATATGCGGGGCCTCGAAGGACAAGTTCGTGCAGTTCTGATCGGCTGAACGAAGACGGCGGGCGTCCGCCGCGAAGGAACGATAAAGGAGGTATGGACATGGCGGAGAGGATGGAGATCTACAAGTGCGAGATATGCGGCAACATCGTGGAGGTCCTCCACGGAGGCAAGGGCACCCTGGTCTGCTGCGGCGAGGAGATGGTGCTGCAGGTGGAAAACACCGTTGACGCCGCGGTGGAAAAGCACGTCCCGGTGGTCGAGGTGCTAGAGGACGGGGTGCTGGTGAAGGTGGGCGAGGTCGCCCATCCCATGCAGGACGACCACTACATCGAATGGGTGCAGATAATCGTGGGGGACAGGTGCTCTCGCATCTTCCTGAAGCCGGGAATGGCGCCGGAGGGGAAATTCACGCCTCCCAAGGAGGGGATCACCGCCCGCGAGTACTGCAACCTCCACGGGCTGTGGAAGTCGAGCTAGGGGCCGAGATCGCCCTGCCCGGGAAGTGGCGGACATGCGGGCGAGGAGGATAGGCAGAAAAGGGCGCCCGCGCGGGCGCCCTTTGCCGTGCCGCAAAGCTCAGAACGCGTTCTCCGGTTTCCATACCTTCCAAACCTTGCCGGCCAGATCCGGCCCGGGCTTGAGGGTGGGCTTGCCGGGCTGCCAGCCCGAGGGCATGACCTCGCCGGTCTTCGCGGTGTGCTGGTAGGCCTTGACCTGCCTGATCAGCTCGCTCACGTTGCGCCCCACCGGAGGGGTCATCACCTCCATGGCCTGGATTATCCCGTCCGGGTCGATGAGGAAGCGGCCCCGGATGTTCACGCCCGCGTCCTCGTCATACACGCCGTAGGCCCGCCCGATGCGCCCGCCGGCGTCGCTGAGCATGGGGAAGGGCACGCCTCCTTTCACCATCTTGGAGAGTTCCTCCTCCTGCCATATCTTGTGGGTGAACCTGCTGTCCACGCTCATGGAGAGGACCTCCACGCCCAGCTTCTTCAGCTCGTTGTACTTGACGGCGACCGCCGACAGCTCGGTCGGTCATACGAAGGTGAAGTCTCCGGGGTAGAAACAGAGCAACACCCACTTGCCCTTGTAATCCGACAGCTTCACGTTCCTGAAGCCGCCCTTAACGAATGCGCTGGCCTCGAAATCGGGCGCGGGCTTTCCGACTTGAGCGATCACATCTCCACCTCCCTGTGGCACCGCCGATCCGCTCTCCTTTGCCGCGGCAGCCCCAGGCTGTGAGATTATGCCCTTGGCCGGTTCCACGCATCTGTCTTTCGGTTCCGCCTTCGCCGCTGCCATAACATCACCTCCTCGCCGCTCGCGGGGGTCACGCCCTCCCGTCTTGCGTGTTCACGCCATGTAGCGCCCTTGGCGGAGAAGACACCGGAAGAGCCGCTGCCCTAGCCCTTGAGCTCCTCGACCTCTTCCTTCCCTTCCTCCAGCTCCTTGACCTGCTCCTCGTCCTCCATGAGCAGGAGGGCCTGGAACTCGCCCATGTGGGTCTTCTCTTCCCGGGCGATGTCCAGGAGCACGTCCTTGATGAGCTTGTTGTCGGTCATGGCCGCGAGCTGCTCGTAGAGGTTGACCGCGTCCAGCTCGGCGATCATGCCAACGCGGCATATCTCCCGGTCCAGCTCCTTCCGGCTCATCCTGGACAGGTCCTTGGGGATCTCGGAAAGCATCTCTCACCTCCTGATGGGTTCGCGCGCCCCTCCCGTGTCGCGTCGGGGCGCCCCTGCTCCTCCCTTGCGCGGCAGGGGGCAATCCCCATGCCTTGTGATAATTGTTCCCACCCCGTCGGGGACTTTAACGGGTTGGTGCAAAGATTTATATACTTATGCCCATTTCCTCTCATATATCTCATACAGGCCTTTCCTCCCATAAGGGCCTTCACCTCCGCCCTGTACCATCGGGGTGCCTGAAATTGGGCCGCGAGGGTCCTTCCGGCATGCCTGCCGCGGTCTGCCGGGTGACCGCCATCACCCCCGCGCCTACGGGGATGGAGCCGGGTAGCGGAGAGAGCCGTCACCCTTGGCTGTCTCCATCGATCCGGGCCCGGGCGGCACGGGGAAGACCGATATGAGCGCTTGCGATACTTTCTTATTTATAGTATTAAGGTACTAGAATATTATATATAAAGGAGCGGAGGACGCGGTGCGCGGGGTCCTGAACATCTCCGAGGCCTTTTCCCTCGCCCTCCACGCAGCCGTCCTGGTCGCCGCATCGGACGGCAAAAGGGAGACGGCGAGGGATATGGCCACGGCTCTGGGCGCCTCTGAAAACCATCTCTCCAAGGTGCTGCAGCGCATGGTCAGGGCCGGGATACTGGTCTCGACGAGGGGGCCGGGAGGGGGCTTCTCCTTAGGCAGGCCGGCCCGGGAGATCACCCTCATGCAGATATACGAATGCGTGGAGGGCCCCTTCCGCCCCGTGAGGTGCCTCGCCCCCTTGCCCGTCTGCGGAGGCGGAAGGTGTGTCTTCGGAGGCCTCCTGGAGAGGACCAGCGGCGAGTTCGGAAGATACCTTGAGGTCATGACCCTGGAGGACATCGGCGGGAGACCGAAAAGAGGCGTCAGCAATGAAAATGAAAAGAAAGATCGTGGAGATCGACGAGGAAAAGTGTGATGGTTGCGGTCTCTGCGCCGAGGCGTGCGCGGAGGGCGCCATCAGCATCATCGACGGCAAGGCAAGGCTGGTGAGCGAGAGCTACTGCGACGGCCTCGGGGCTTGCATCGGGGAGTGCCCGCGCGACGCCATCACCATCGTGGAGCGCGAGGCGGACCACTTCGACGAGGAAGCGGTGGCCCGACACCTGGCGGGCGGTCCGGAAAAGGAGGGGGGTAGCGGCGTCAAGGCGCAGAGCGATGAAGCGGGCCACCTCCCCTGCGGGTGCCCCGGATCCATGACCAGAGAACTGGAGGTCGAGGAATCGGCACTGCCCGCGGGGGACGAGATCCCAGCCGTCTCCCGCCTGCGCAACTGGCCGGTGCAGCTGAGGCTGGTCCCCGTCAACGCCCCTTATCTCAACGGCGCCGACCTCCTGCTGGCGGCGGACTGCACCGGGTTCGCGTGCCCGGATCTTCACCGTTCCTTCCTGGCGGGGAAGGTGCTCCTGGTGGGATGCCCGAAACTGGACGACGCCGCCTTCTACCGCGAGAAGCTCGCCACCATCCTGCGAGAGAACGAGATCCGCAGCCTTACCGTGCTCATCATGGAGGTGCCCTGCTGCTCCGGCCTCGCGCACCTCGCGCGGCAGGCGGTTGCGGACTCCCGGCGGGACATACCCCTACGCACCGTGACCCTGAGTATCCGGGGTGAGATATTGGTGGGATCTTAGTCCCGGCCGGGGAAGCAGATCATCCGGAAGGGTGTGACTGGAGAATTTTGACAAAGAGCGGCGTAGGGGGAGAAGCCGGCCGGGGAAGCAGATCATCCGGAAGGGTGTGACGGCTTCCGAAAGGAAGATCGCGGCGGAGACTGAGCCGGCGGCGCCTCGAAGATACCGCGAGGCCCATGCGGGTATAATTACCCTATGGATGAAGGAAAGAAAAAGAAGTTCTGGCTGTACGCGGTCTACGGGGCCATCGCGCTGGCCATCATCCTCAGCATACAGTACGCCAATCCCTTCCATCCCCGGGAGATCGACTACAGCGAGTTCCTCTCCCGCCTCAATGCGGGAGAGGTGACCAGGGTGGTGATCACCGACACCCGCATCGAGGGCAAGTACCGCACCGAGGAGGGCGAGCGTGATTTCACCGCGGGGCGCATACCCGACGCCGACATCCAGGACCTCATAAAGACCATGGAGGACAAGGGGGTCTCCTTTTCCGGCAGGATCGAGAACACCTTCTGGCGCGACTTCCTCTTCACCTGGATCCTTCCCATAGGCCTCATCGCCTTCATCTGGTTCTTCGTCTTCCGCCGCCTCTCGCGGCGCATCGGGGGCGCCAGCCCCATATCCTTCGGGCAGTCCAAGGTTAAGCTCTACGACAGCAGTGTGGACCGGGTCACCTTCGACGACGTGGCGGGCCTGGACGAGGCCAAACAGGAGCTGCGCGAGATCATCGATTTCCTGCGCAACCCCCAGAAATACCGCAGAATCGGGGCGAGGATCCCCAAGGGCGTGCTCCTGGTGGGACCTCCGGGCACCGGCAAGACCCTCATGGCGCGCGCCGTGGCGGGAGAGGCCGGCGTGCCCTTCTTCTCCATCAGCGGCTCGCAGTTCATGGAGATGTTCGTGGGGGTGGGGGCGGCGCGGGTGCGCGACCTCTTCGAGCAGGCCAAGGCCAAGGCGCCCTGTATCGTGTTCATCGACGAGATCGAGACCATCGGCAAGGTGCGCGGCGGCATCATCGCCAGCGGAGGCACCGAGGAGCGGGAGCAGACCCTGAACCAGCTCCTCTCGGAGATGGACGGCTTCGACCCCCAGACGGGAGTGATCATCCTCGCCGCCACCAACCGCCCCGAGGTGCTGGACAGCGCCATCCTAAGGCCGGGGCGTTTCGACCGCCAAATAATGATCGACCGCCCGGATATCAGGGGGCGGGAGGAGATCCTCAAGGTACACGTGCGCAAGGTGAAGCTCGCCGACGACGTGGACCTGCACAGGATCGCGGCCCGCACCCCCGGCTTCGCGGGCGCGGAGCTGGCCAACGTGGTCAACGAGGCCGCCCTGCTGGCGGCGCGCAAGAACAAGGAACAGGTGGAGGAGGAGGATTTTGAGCAGGCCATCGACCGCGTGGTGGGGGGCCTGGAGCTCAAGAGCAGGGTGATGAGCGAGAGGGAGAGGAGGGTGGTGGCCTTCCACGAGGTGGGCCATGCGCTGGCGGCCTCTCTACTGGAGCACGCCGATCCCGTGCACCGCATCACCGTCATCCCCCGCGGTATCGGCGCCCTGGGGATGACCATGCAGCTCCCCGAGGAGGACCGCTACATCATGACCAAGCCCGAGCTCGAGGACCGCCTCGCGGTGCTCCTGGGGGGCAGGATCGCCGAGGAGATCATCTTCGGCGAGATCTCCACCGGGGCCCAGAACGACCTGGAAAAAGCCACCATCCTGGCCCGCAAGATGGTGGAGGACTACGGCATGAGCGAGAGGATAGGTCCGGTGACCCTGGGGCTGGAGCGGGGCGCCCGTCTGCTCATGGGGGAGTTCTCCTACGGCAAGGAGGCCAATTACAGCGAGGCCACCGCCGAGCTCATCGACCAGGAGGTCAAGGGGATTATCATGCGCAACTACGGGCGCGTGAAGGCCCTTCTGGAGGAAAGACGGGCGCTGCTGGAGGAGATCGCGGAGGTGCTCCTGGACAAGGAGACCCTGGAGGGGGACGAGTTCCGCGCCCTCCTCGAGGGAAGCGAAGAGGAGCGCAGAGCGGCCATCACCTGACCGCGCCGGTATGAGACAGAGGCCGCGCCGGCCGGGTGCCGACCGCAGGGAGGCGCGAGATGGAGCGCGTGAGGGATGTGATCATCATCGGGGCGGGTCCGGCGGGACTCTCGGCCGGGGTGTACTGCGCCCGCAAGATGCTGGACACCCTGGTGGTATCGCAGAACGTGGGAGGCCAGGCCACCTGGTCCTGGGAGGTCGAGAACTACCTCGGTTACCAGCTCATCAGCGGAGTGGAGCTCGCGGAGCGTTTCCGCGAGCACCTGGAGAACTTCCCCGTGGAGCTGCGCGAGGGGCGCACGGTCACCTCCCTCGCGGTCGCGCCTCCAGGCGAGGGGTTCGCGGTGACCACGGACCGGGACGGCGAGGCCAAGGGGCGGGCGGTGATCGTGGCCTCGGGCAAGGTGCCGCGCATGCTGGGGGTGCCGGGAGAAAAGGAATACCGCGGACGCGGCGTCGCCTACTGTTCCACCTGCGACGCGCCCCTGTTCCGGAACCGCAGGGTGGCGGTGGTGGGGGGCGGGAACTCCGCCCTCGATGCCGCACTGCAGCTGTCCGGCATCGCCGAGCGCGTCTTCGTAATCACCAACGAGCCCGCCCTGGGCGGTGACGAGATCCGGCGCCGTCAGGTGCTCGCCTCTCCCGTGGTGGAGGTCCTATATTCCACGCAGGTCAGCTCGATCACCGGCGAGAGGTTCGTGAAAGGCCTGACCTATCGCGGGGAGGGGGAAGAGGGGACCCTGGAGGTAGAAGGGGTTTTCATTGAGATCGGGAGCGTGCCCAGCACCTCCTTCCTGCCCCCGGAGGTCGCCCTCAACGAGCTGGACGAGGTGGTGGTGGACTCCAACAACCGCACCAGCGTCCCCGGCCTCTTCGCCGCCGGGGACGTCACCGACGTCATCGAGAAGCAGATCATCATCGCTGCCGGGGAAGGGGCCAAGGCGGCGCTGTCCGCCTACGCCTGGCTGGTGGAAAGTGGCCTCGTCAGGGACCGGTGATAATCACGAAGGTGTGGGCGATCTTGTCGTGCCACGCCTGCTTGCGGTCGTCGAAACCCGCCCATATGTATCCCAGGGCGCACACCAGCCCCGAGAGGAACTTTCCCACGATCTCCCGGAGCGCGGCGGTACCGTAGGAGACCGGACCCATGTCCTCTCCCACCACCTTGAGTTTGAGGAGCATCTTGCCCAGCGTTGCGCCGTAGCGGCCCGTCATCACGGTGTAGTAAGCCCAGCCCACCCCGATACGGATCAGGTTGAAGAGGATCACCAGCCCCACGCTTACCCCTTCTCTCCAGTCCCAGGAGCCCCAGAAATTAAACCTGTCGCTCAGGGCAGAGAAGATGAGGTTGAGGGGCAAGAAGGCCGCGGAGACGATGATGCCGTCGATGAAGGCGGCCACGAAGCGGATCCAGAAACCGGCATAGCGCGGATAGCCGGGCTGCGGGTACTGATGACCGGGCGGGTATGCCTGACCTCCCGGAGGCGGTGGATAAGCCTGTCCGCCCGGCGGAGGCGGGTATGCCTGACCTCCCGGAGGCGGGTATGCCTGACCTCCCGGCGGAGGTGTTCCGAAGGAGTAGGCGCAGCCGGAACAGAAGGCTGCGTCATCGGGATTCTCCGCCCCGCAGCTCGGACACCTTTTCATGCTCTCGCCCTTTCTCTCCATGGATCGACCCGACCGAGACCCTGATACATTTTATCCCATGCTCGCTATTCCATGCTCGCCCCGGTGATGAAGACGGGTTCGTTTGCGGCTTGCATGCAAAGATCAGGCGGCGTTGATCCTGCTGCACCCGGACCAGAGGTCCCGACCGCGTTTTTCTTAGGCCAACAAGCCACCTCCGTGTCGGTTCTCCCCCCTGAAGCCCGAGATCCGGGCTGTGTTAATATATAAGAGGTGAACATGGCGATCCCGCGCCGGAGCCGGGAGTGCGGGCAAAACCCGCGCAGGGGAAGGCTCGGGCCGCACGGTTCGTGAACGGCACCTACACTGCTCGTGGCTCTTTCGTCCTGGGAGGGGTCCCATTATAAGGGGAGGGGGAGCATGGGAGAGCGGATCGTAGTCGGCGCGGGACTGGCAGGCCTGTGCGCGGCCATCAACATCCGGCGCGATGGTCACGAGGTCAGGGTGCTCGAGAGGCGCGACGGCATCGGCGGCCCGGCGCGCGACATGTCCACCGGGGAACTCACCTACGTCATGGCTGACGGCACTCCCATGGAGGTGGACAAGCTCTCGCGTTACATCGGTATCGATATCGGCCCAGCCTGCGAGCCCCTCCACTCCACGCGCATCTACAGCTTCGGGAAGCGTTTCGACCTGGCCTTCCCCGAGAACGTCCCGGCGGTGCTGGTCGAGAGGGGTTCGCGCAAGGACTCCCTGGACATGCACCTCTACCGCATCGCGGTGGATGAGGGGGTGGTCTTCGAGTTCAACCACCCCTTAAAGACGCGCCGGGACTTCGACGCCCTACCCCCCGGGACCATCATCGCCGGCGGGCTCTTCGAGGACGCCTACGCGGCGCTGGGCATCCCCTACGTGCGCGTGGAGGGGCTCTTCGGGCAGGGCATGGTCGCCGAAGACTACACCGGGCCGAGCGTCATCCTCTACATGGACCGCTATACGTGGGATTACGCCTTCTTCTCCACCATCCACGGCGTGGCCGGAGCCCTGCTCTTCCAGCGCAAGAAGCCCCTCTCCGCCGAGGCCAAGGAATGGTTCCCCGCCCGCCTCGCAAGGGACGAGGGAATCGAGTTCCCGGAGTGGCACGAGCTGGATGTGGGAGTCCTGCCCATGGGGTCCATCAACAACCCGCGCCTCTTCCACGACAGGTTCATCCTGGCCGGGACCCTGGCCGGGGCGCAGGACCCCGTCCTCCTCTTCGGGGTACACGGGGCCCTGGTCACCGGCAGGATCGCGGCCATGGCCCTGAGCCGGCCCGAGGAGGCGCGGCGGGAGTTCCGCAAGATCAACCTGCTGTGGAAGTTGAGCTACCTGAACCGGCTCGCCATCGAGCGCACCCATCCCTACGGGATCATGATCGCCAACCGGGCGGCCCTTCCTCTCTATCCGCTATATTCCCGGTTCCTGCTGCGCTACGCCTTCCTCTTCGTGCCGGGCTGGCTGAGGGTGTGAGTGAGGACCTGGGTGGGGATACGCTACCGGTGTCCCATGTCCGGGTCCGACCCCGCTGGCCCGGTTCCTGCTGCGCTACGCCTTCCTCTTCGTGCCGGGCTGGCTGAGGGTGTGAGTGAGGACCTGGGTGGGGATACGCTACCGGTGTCCCATGTCCGGGTCCGACCCCATTGGCGTTGCTCCGGTGTCCCATGTCCGGGTCCGACCCCATTGACGTTGGTTGTAGTAGACTGGAACCGAAATGTGGGGGCTGCGGAGGCGGGCCGGAGAAGGCGTGAGGTGGGATTATGCGTGGGGTCGAAGTGGGCTGGAGGGCAGGAGAGGATTTACGATGTCCCATGTCCGGGGCTGACCCCATTGTGAGGTGGAGGCGCCGCCGGTCTGGATGGCGGTCAAATGTCCCATGTCCGGGGCTGACCCCATTGGTGTTGATTTTGGTGGCGTGCTTTCTCGCAGGCTGCGGGGCGATAAGGGTGGGCGTGGATCCGGGCGGAAACCGAGAGGCGGAGAGTGCGGCAGACGAGCAGGCGATCCCGTCACCGCCGTCGGAGCCGGATCATGCCACAGGCCGGGTGACAGGGCTGCGCCAGCTCACGACCCTCCATGTGGAAGCGGGCCCCAAATCGGTGGAGCTCATGCCGGGCGGAGAGCGCATCTTCGTAAACGACCTCTACGCCCACAAGGTCTTCATCTTCGACGCCGACACTTACGAGGTCCTGAAGCGGGTCCCCCTTCCGGACGAGCCGGTGGAGGCGGGCTTCTCCCCCGACGGTCGCTACGCCTGGGTGTCCCTGTACAATTCCTCGAAGGTGGTGCTGGTGGACACAGAGGCGGGGACGATGGTGGGCGAGGTGGCCACCGGCAGCATCCCCAAGGAGATCGCGGTGAGCCCGGACGGGAGGTGGGTCTACGTCGCCAACTGGGAGTCGAACAACGTCACGGTGATCGACGCCGTGGCGCGGGCCCGGGTCAAGGAAATCCCCATGTACGGGACCCCGCGCGGCATGGTCTTCTCCCCCGACGGCAGCAAGGCCTACGTCTGCGTCATGGGCGGGAACACCCTGGCGGAGGTGGACGTGTCGGCGGGACATGCGGTGGCGCGGCAGATACCCTGCGGGGAGAACCCCCGCCACGCCGTGCTATCGCCCGATGGCGACACCATCTACGTCAGTAACAATCTCCCCGGCACCATAACCTACGTGGATCGTGCGGCCGGCGCTCCCTACGCCACGGTGAAGGTGGGAAACAAGGCCCGCACCATCGTCATCACCCCCGACGGCGGTTACCTCTTCGTGTGCAACTACGACGACAACACCGTGGGGTGCGTGGATATCGCGGCGCGCAAACAGCTCTTCACCGTCCCCGCCTCTAAGCCCATCGGCATGACCGTGGACACCCGGGGCGAGAGGCTCTTCGTCTCCAACTACGCGCCGCCACAGGTGACGGTATACGAGATCGCGCGCTAAAGGACTCGGTCGCTCCATGCGTGGTGCCGGACGTTGATCCGCGCACGGCGGCGAGGGATTCCCGGGTTAAAGCGCCGCGGCCGGTCCCGATAAGATTATCGGCGATGGAAGTCAGCCAGGCATGAGAAGAGGGATGGAGGTGAAGAGGTTTCTGGCGGCCTCCTTGCTCGCCCCGTTGATCGTCTCGCTGATGGCGGCCGCCGCGGGGTGCGGCGGCTTGGGGAGAGAGAAAAAGGAGGGACCGACGGGGTGCCGAAAGAGGCGGCGAACGGAGGTTCCGAAAAGGGTAAGGGCGAGGAAGGGCTCTCGGCGGTGGGGACCTACGAGTCGGCCGAGGGCAAGATGATCAAACATGCCTCGGACGGGAGTTTCCAGACCGAAGCCTGGGGCAACAAGAAGGGCACTTACGTCTTCACCGACGACCAGATGGCAAATGGGTGGACCTCACCTTCGACGACGGCTCCAAGGTCAGGCTGAGCGTGATGATGGCCATGGACGAGGTGGCGGCGATCTTGGACGGGGAATCGGGCACTCGGTACAACTAGACTGGGAAACTTTGCAAGTCCTCGACCAAGCCCAAGCGATCTTGTACGGTAAGTCGGGCACTCGGTACACCAGGCAATAGGAAACGACTCGCTTCAGGGGATCACCCCGGGAGACCCGGACGCAGGTGAGCGATCCCCGCCCCCCTAACGCCGGTTCGCCCGGCTCCCATGGTACGGTGAGGCGCGACCAGGTTGGCGCCGGTGCCCCTTTGCCAGGAGAGCAGGCCCTTTGCTGCAAGAGCGCCGGGCTCTTCAGGCTCGCATGCCGGCGATCCCCTCATCCGCAACCATACAGAGCATGCGTCAGGCATCGTTCAGTCTTGCATAGCGAGCATCAGGCAGGAGGTGAGGTCGGGAAAGACCCCCTTCACCCTGGAACGCCGGCGCACCTCCCGAAAGAGTCTATCCGCAGGGCCCCGGAGCGGATACGGCGCCAGTGCTTGCGTGGAAAGGAGTATTAGGCGAGGGCCTACTCCAGGTAGTCGCGGAGCTTGGCGGAGCGGGTGGGATGGCGCAGCTTGGCCAGGGTCTTGGACTCGATCTGGCGTATCCTCTCCCGGGTTACCCCGAACTCCCGGCCCACCTCCTCCAGGGTGCGCGGGTGGCCGTCGGTGAGGCCGAAGCGCAGGCGGATGACCTCCTTCTCCCTCTCGTTGAGGGAGTTGAGCACGTCCTCCAGCTGCTCCTGTAGGAGGATGAAGGAGGCGGCGTCGATGGGCACCACGGCGTCCGCGTCCTCGATGAAGTCCCCCAGGTGGGAGTCCTCCTCCTCGCCGATGGGGGTCTCCAAGGACACCGGCTCCTGGGACACCTTGATGATCTCCCGCACCTTCTCCGGGGTGAGCTCCATCTGCTCGGCGATCTCCTCCGGGGTGGGCTCCCGTCCCAGCTCCTGCAGGAGCTGCCGCTGCACGCGGATGAGCTTGTTGATGGTCTCCACCATGTGCACGGGGATGCGGATGGTGCGAGCTTGGTCGGCGATGGCGCGGGTGATGGCCTGCCTGATCCACCAGGTGGCGTAGGTGGAGAACTTGTAGCCCTTGCGGAAGTCGAACTTCTCCACCGCGCGGATAAGGCCCAGGTTCCCCTCCTGGATGAGGTCGAGGAAGAGCATGCCCCTGCCCACGTAGCGCTTGGCGATGGACACCACCAGGCGCAGGTTTGCCTCCACCAGCTTGCGCTTGGCCTCCTGGCCGACGCGCTCCTGGCGGCGCAGGGCCCTGAGCTCCTCGCGGGAGAGCTTGTCCCCCTTCTCGCGGAGGATGGCCGAAGCCTTCTCCCCGGCCTCGATCTTCTTGGCCAGGTCCACTTCCTCGGCGGCGGTGAGCAAGGGGACCTTTCCGATCTCCTTGAGATACATGCGCACGGGATCGTTGGTGGGCGTCTTCCCCGCCAGCTCCAGGTCCCGTTCCAGAAAGTCGTCCTTCTTGCCGCTTACCTCCTCTTCCTCCTCCTCCAGGTCGCGCAGGCTCTCCGCGGAGGGTCCGTCCACCACCTCCACGTTCATCTCCTCGAGCAGGGAATAGAGGTGGTCGATCTGCTCGGCGTTGAGGTGCAGGGACTGCAGGGATTCGTTGATCTCATCCTGGGTGAGTATGCCCCTGCCCTGCCCCTTGGAGAGCAGTTCCTTTATCTCGTCATAGTCGAGGTCTTTCCATTCGTCCACTTGAAACCACCTGAGAGAGGATTTCCAGATTGTTAATCGAGCGATATCCGCCTTCCCTTTAGCGCCTCAGCTCACGTTTCAGGCGCTCAAGAGAATAGATCTCCTCGCTTAGCGCCTGTTCCCGGTGATGGTCTCGGCGAGGAGCGTTGGATATCTCCTGCAGCTCCTTCTTCAGCCTGTTTATTTGACGCTCGTAATAGAACTCCTTCAGCGAGGCCAGGATATCCTCATATACGGCCGCCGCCTCGTCGCGGCCCATATTATCTACATTCCCACTCGCGTCGAAAATTAACCTCGTGGCCGCGTTCCTCGCCTGCTCGGACTCGATCCGCTCCACCACCTCCGAGGCCAGGCGCTCCCGCGAGAGGCCTTCTCCCCCCTCCGCGCCGTAACCGTCCAGGAGGGCAGGGAGAATTATAAGGCAAGCCCGGTCCTCGAACAAGCCGGCGTCTAGGTCGTTTCTCGCCTCCGCCAGCAGAAATGGCTGATGCAGCAGGAGCCGCAGCATCTCCCTTTCCGCCCGCGCCTGAGGGGGCATGGCTATGAGCTCCTCGGAGGCGGCGCGCCTGCCTGGCACCCCCCCGCGCGCCGCGCGGTAGAGGTCATAGACCGCCTGGTAACCGGAGCCCGCCCAGTCAGCTATGGCCCGGATGTGGGAGTCATCGCCCAGCTCGCGCCCCAGTCCGGCCAGCAGATGCACCGCCCGCCGCACCCCGC of Actinomycetota bacterium contains these proteins:
- the rpoD gene encoding RNA polymerase sigma factor RpoD; the protein is MDEWKDLDYDEIKELLSKGQGRGILTQDEINESLQSLHLNAEQIDHLYSLLEEMNVEVVDGPSAESLRDLEEEEEEVSGKKDDFLERDLELAGKTPTNDPVRMYLKEIGKVPLLTAAEEVDLAKKIEAGEKASAILREKGDKLSREELRALRRQERVGQEAKRKLVEANLRLVVSIAKRYVGRGMLFLDLIQEGNLGLIRAVEKFDFRKGYKFSTYATWWIRQAITRAIADQARTIRIPVHMVETINKLIRVQRQLLQELGREPTPEEIAEQMELTPEKVREIIKVSQEPVSLETPIGEEEDSHLGDFIEDADAVVPIDAASFILLQEQLEDVLNSLNEREKEVIRLRFGLTDGHPRTLEEVGREFGVTRERIRQIESKTLAKLRHPTRSAKLRDYLE
- a CDS encoding NAD(P)-binding protein, whose amino-acid sequence is MGERIVVGAGLAGLCAAINIRRDGHEVRVLERRDGIGGPARDMSTGELTYVMADGTPMEVDKLSRYIGIDIGPACEPLHSTRIYSFGKRFDLAFPENVPAVLVERGSRKDSLDMHLYRIAVDEGVVFEFNHPLKTRRDFDALPPGTIIAGGLFEDAYAALGIPYVRVEGLFGQGMVAEDYTGPSVILYMDRYTWDYAFFSTIHGVAGALLFQRKKPLSAEAKEWFPARLARDEGIEFPEWHELDVGVLPMGSINNPRLFHDRFILAGTLAGAQDPVLLFGVHGALVTGRIAAMALSRPEEARREFRKINLLWKLSYLNRLAIERTHPYGIMIANRAALPLYPLYSRFLLRYAFLFVPGWLRV
- a CDS encoding beta-propeller fold lactonase family protein, encoding MEAGPKSVELMPGGERIFVNDLYAHKVFIFDADTYEVLKRVPLPDEPVEAGFSPDGRYAWVSLYNSSKVVLVDTEAGTMVGEVATGSIPKEIAVSPDGRWVYVANWESNNVTVIDAVARARVKEIPMYGTPRGMVFSPDGSKAYVCVMGGNTLAEVDVSAGHAVARQIPCGENPRHAVLSPDGDTIYVSNNLPGTITYVDRAAGAPYATVKVGNKARTIVITPDGGYLFVCNYDDNTVGCVDIAARKQLFTVPASKPIGMTVDTRGERLFVSNYAPPQVTVYEIAR